A stretch of Blattabacterium cuenoti DNA encodes these proteins:
- a CDS encoding RNA recognition motif domain-containing protein produces MDNTKLYVGNLSYDMTEQELKKYFESIGEVTHAKIIFDESTSNKRSKGFGFIEMSNEENAKQAIEKLNGTEFMGRNIIVSIARPRTKRY; encoded by the coding sequence ATGGACAATACGAAATTATACGTAGGTAACTTATCATATGACATGACAGAACAAGAATTAAAAAAATATTTCGAATCTATAGGAGAAGTGACTCATGCTAAAATAATTTTTGATGAATCTACATCAAACAAAAGAAGCAAAGGATTTGGATTTATAGAAATGTCTAATGAAGAGAATGCTAAACAAGCTATAGAAAAACTAAATGGAACAGAATTTATGGGAAGAAATATTATTGTATCTATAGCTAGACCAAGAACAAAAAGATATTGA
- the dapA gene encoding 4-hydroxy-tetrahydrodipicolinate synthase encodes MKKLYGTGVALVTPFKKDGKIDFNGLEKLVRYVEDNEVDYLVVLGTTAETATLKEEEKKDVIACIQNANYKKLPLLLGVGGNNTKNVIKQINSIKNVSDFYAILSVSPYYNRPSQEGIYQHFKSIVNCTEADIIIYNVPKRTGSNVLPNTVLRLAKNFKRIIGIKEASGNILQSYKIIEKKPQNFSVISGDDFITLPVILGGGEGVISVIAQGFPKLFSRMIFLARKNRIEKSFSIFYDIFHMIDLIYEEGNPTGIKTLLSLIEICDPYVRLPLLVGTSTLKKKMLHLLKQINS; translated from the coding sequence ATGAAAAAATTATATGGGACAGGTGTAGCGTTAGTTACTCCTTTTAAAAAAGATGGAAAAATAGATTTCAATGGACTTGAAAAGCTTGTAAGATATGTAGAAGATAATGAAGTTGATTATTTAGTGGTATTGGGTACTACTGCTGAGACAGCTACTTTAAAAGAAGAAGAGAAAAAAGATGTAATTGCATGTATTCAAAACGCAAATTATAAAAAACTTCCTTTATTATTAGGAGTAGGAGGTAATAATACAAAAAATGTTATAAAACAAATAAATAGCATAAAAAATGTATCAGATTTTTATGCTATTCTTTCAGTTTCTCCTTATTATAATAGACCTTCTCAAGAAGGAATATATCAACATTTTAAATCAATTGTAAATTGTACAGAAGCTGATATAATTATTTATAATGTTCCTAAAAGAACAGGATCTAATGTTTTACCTAATACTGTTTTACGTTTAGCTAAAAATTTTAAAAGAATAATAGGAATAAAAGAAGCTTCTGGAAATATATTACAGTCTTATAAAATTATTGAAAAAAAACCACAGAATTTTAGTGTCATATCAGGAGATGATTTTATCACTTTACCTGTTATATTAGGAGGTGGAGAAGGTGTTATTTCTGTAATTGCTCAAGGTTTTCCTAAACTTTTTTCTAGAATGATTTTTTTAGCAAGAAAGAATAGAATAGAAAAATCGTTTTCTATATTTTATGATATTTTTCACATGATAGATCTTATTTATGAAGAAGGAAATCCTACAGGAATAAAAACTCTTTTGAGTCTTATAGAAATATGTGATCCATATGTAAGATTACCATTATTGGTAGGAACTTCTACCTTAAAAAAGAAAATGTTACATTTATTAAAACAAATAAATTCATAA
- a CDS encoding ferritin — protein MFSEKIQIELIKQINRESESSQLYLYMASYVESSGFEGICEFLYDHSNEERMHMLKLIRYINQRGGNVIFNKVCIKNTIYGSIKELFKKLLDHERKISSKINFLVELSLQEKDYFTYNFLQWYIEEQIEEESLIKTILDKIELIGEDKGGLYLLDRDIRKIHNK, from the coding sequence ATGTTTAGTGAAAAAATACAAATAGAATTAATAAAACAGATAAATAGAGAATCAGAGTCTTCTCAATTATATTTATACATGGCTTCATATGTTGAAAGTTCAGGGTTTGAAGGAATATGTGAATTCTTATATGATCATTCAAATGAAGAAAGAATGCATATGTTAAAATTAATAAGATATATTAATCAAAGAGGAGGAAACGTTATTTTTAATAAAGTCTGTATTAAAAATACAATATATGGATCTATAAAAGAATTATTTAAAAAATTACTTGATCACGAAAGAAAAATTTCTAGTAAAATAAATTTTTTAGTTGAATTATCTTTGCAAGAGAAGGATTATTTTACATATAATTTTTTACAATGGTATATAGAGGAACAAATAGAGGAAGAATCTTTAATTAAGACGATTTTGGATAAAATCGAATTAATAGGAGAAGATAAAGGAGGTTTATATTTATTAGATAGAGATATAAGAAAAATTCATAATAAATAA
- the miaB gene encoding tRNA (N6-isopentenyl adenosine(37)-C2)-methylthiotransferase MiaB, whose protein sequence is MEEKKSNQNFYIESYGCQMNVSDSEIVTSILLKNGYFLSQDLKKANIILLNSCSIREKAELTIKKRLEQLEFLKKKKKIMFGIIGCFSKQMENFLIEEKKVDFIVNPNSYKEISNIIYHAKIGKRYLYAINRNETYENIKPFHINENKVTTFLSITRGCNNMCTFCIVPFTRGREKSSSPNSIIEKCKRLYKNGYKEVTLLGQNVDSYQWTENFNMKKNIDFSDLLNLIAKENPFLRIRFSTSNPHDMSDKVLKVISKNPNICKHIHLPVQSGSNKILKLMNRKYTREEYLILIKKIRTIIPECSISHDIMTGFCNEEESDHQETISLMNEVKYDYGYMFFYSPRPGTYAYKKLEDNVPINIKKKRLKEIINLQKNHSYLRMKKHLGNVEEILIEGKSKRNDQYWYGRNTQNIIVVFPKKSSKIGELVHVKIIKNTSATLIGLIC, encoded by the coding sequence ATGGAAGAAAAAAAATCAAATCAAAATTTTTATATTGAGAGTTATGGATGCCAAATGAATGTATCTGATAGTGAGATCGTTACTTCTATATTATTAAAAAACGGATATTTTTTATCTCAAGATTTAAAAAAAGCAAACATTATATTATTAAATTCTTGTTCTATACGAGAAAAAGCAGAATTAACTATCAAAAAAAGACTAGAACAATTAGAATTTCTTAAAAAAAAGAAAAAAATTATGTTTGGAATTATAGGTTGTTTTTCTAAACAAATGGAAAATTTTCTTATAGAAGAAAAAAAAGTAGATTTTATAGTAAATCCTAATTCTTATAAAGAAATATCTAATATCATTTATCATGCAAAAATAGGAAAAAGATACTTATATGCTATAAATAGAAATGAAACATATGAAAATATAAAACCATTTCATATAAATGAAAATAAAGTAACAACTTTTTTAAGTATAACACGAGGATGTAATAATATGTGTACATTCTGCATAGTTCCTTTCACTAGAGGAAGAGAAAAAAGTAGTAGTCCAAATTCTATAATAGAAAAATGCAAACGTTTATATAAAAATGGATATAAAGAAGTGACTCTATTAGGTCAAAATGTTGATTCCTACCAATGGACAGAAAATTTCAATATGAAAAAAAATATAGATTTTTCTGATCTTTTAAATCTTATAGCTAAAGAAAACCCTTTCCTAAGAATTAGATTTTCTACATCTAATCCTCATGATATGTCAGATAAAGTATTGAAAGTAATTTCTAAAAATCCCAACATTTGTAAACATATTCATCTTCCTGTACAATCCGGAAGTAATAAAATATTAAAATTAATGAATAGAAAGTATACCCGTGAAGAATATCTTATTTTAATAAAAAAAATTAGAACTATAATTCCTGAATGCTCTATTTCTCATGATATTATGACCGGTTTTTGTAACGAAGAAGAAAGCGACCACCAAGAGACTATCAGTTTAATGAATGAAGTAAAATATGATTACGGTTATATGTTTTTCTATTCTCCTAGACCCGGAACTTATGCATATAAAAAATTAGAAGATAACGTTCCTATCAATATAAAAAAAAAGCGATTAAAAGAAATTATTAATTTACAAAAAAATCATTCATACTTAAGAATGAAAAAACATTTAGGAAATGTAGAAGAAATTTTAATTGAAGGAAAATCGAAAAGAAATGATCAATATTGGTACGGAAGAAATACACAGAATATTATTGTTGTTTTTCCAAAAAAATCTTCTAAAATAGGAGAATTAGTTCATGTAAAAATAATAAAAAATACATCTGCAACTTTAATAGGTTTAATTTGTTAA
- the pncB gene encoding nicotinate phosphoribosyltransferase, with translation MNNFSIVSSLLDNDFYKFTMQNAVIKLFPLAKAKYEFINRGKHTFPKNFGYLLKENLKKMSLLKLSSEERIYLEKYCPYLDSSYLDFLNKYQYNPKEVNIYQKGKNIQMNIEGLWSRTILWEVPIMAIISELYYKLTGAKRISNKKITILTKEKLKKYERLKVQIGEYGTRRRYSYRVHKLVLKILMEYGYPFFIGSSNLHFSHIFSIKPIGTQGHEWIMFHAAKYGFDEADRIAMENWLNIYGGNLGIALSDTYTSSIFFKNFNKKLSSIFKGVRHDSGDPIFFAKETIQHYKKFQINPIRKKIIFSDNLNPYKVADISSFCKNKIIPIFGIGTNFTNDVGPPNMNIVIKMVQALPEKKWVSVVKLSNVKEKSTGKKNMIFLAKKTLHL, from the coding sequence ATGAATAATTTTTCTATTGTATCATCGTTATTAGATAACGATTTTTATAAATTCACGATGCAAAATGCTGTTATAAAATTATTTCCATTAGCAAAAGCTAAATATGAATTTATTAATCGAGGGAAACATACTTTTCCAAAAAATTTTGGATATCTTTTAAAAGAAAATTTGAAGAAAATGTCTCTTCTAAAACTTTCAAGTGAAGAAAGAATTTATTTAGAAAAATATTGTCCTTATTTAGATTCTTCTTACTTAGATTTTTTAAATAAATATCAATATAATCCAAAAGAAGTAAATATATATCAAAAAGGAAAGAATATTCAAATGAATATAGAAGGATTATGGAGTAGAACTATTTTATGGGAAGTCCCTATAATGGCTATTATTTCTGAATTATATTATAAGTTAACAGGAGCAAAACGAATATCAAACAAAAAAATTACCATTTTAACTAAAGAAAAATTGAAAAAATATGAAAGATTAAAAGTTCAAATAGGAGAATATGGGACAAGAAGAAGATATTCCTATCGAGTACATAAACTTGTATTAAAAATACTTATGGAATACGGATATCCTTTTTTTATAGGAAGCAGTAATCTTCATTTTTCTCATATTTTTTCAATCAAACCAATAGGAACCCAAGGCCATGAATGGATCATGTTCCATGCAGCAAAATATGGATTTGATGAAGCAGATCGTATAGCAATGGAAAATTGGTTAAACATTTACGGTGGAAATTTAGGGATCGCTTTATCTGATACATATACTTCATCAATTTTTTTCAAAAACTTTAATAAAAAACTATCTAGTATTTTTAAAGGAGTGAGACATGATAGTGGAGATCCTATTTTTTTTGCTAAAGAAACTATTCAACATTATAAAAAATTTCAAATAAATCCCATCAGAAAAAAAATTATATTTTCGGATAATCTTAATCCATATAAAGTAGCTGATATTTCTTCTTTTTGCAAAAACAAAATAATTCCTATTTTCGGAATAGGAACTAATTTTACTAATGATGTAGGTCCTCCTAATATGAATATTGTTATAAAAATGGTTCAAGCTCTTCCAGAAAAAAAATGGGTATCAGTAGTAAAACTATCTAATGTTAAAGAAAAATCTACTGGTAAAAAAAATATGATTTTTTTAGCAAAAAAAACTCTTCATTTATGA
- a CDS encoding sigma 54-interacting transcriptional regulator encodes MESIQNIKQKFGIIGYDYTLQRALEKAIQVAPTDISVLVLGESGVGKEFIPKIIHQFSCRKHHSYIAVNCGAIPEGTIDSELFGHEKGSFTGATSMRKGYFEGANGGTIFLDEVGELPLTTQVRLLRILESGEFIKVGSSKIQKTNIRVVAATNLNMIESIQKGKFREDLYYRLNTVQINVPPLRYRKNDIQFLFKKFSNDFAEKYHMPPIRLTKESLKYLENYSWPGNIRQLKNMTEQIAVVETKREICVDKLKEYIPDNLPSISFSHSSFHDFSKERDFIYKILFDMKENFNNLKNITLQLIKNRFDPRFFEKNQQLMEKVFGKIIHNNNRDNSIFQLEDFSKLSLNENLDYEYEEVEEDSLKNELPSFSLQKKEIEFIQKTLKKNNGKRKKTAKELGISERTLYRKIKQYGL; translated from the coding sequence ATGGAGTCTATCCAAAATATAAAACAAAAATTTGGAATCATTGGATATGATTATACTTTACAAAGAGCATTAGAAAAAGCTATACAAGTCGCCCCTACCGATATTTCTGTTTTAGTTCTTGGAGAAAGCGGAGTAGGAAAAGAATTTATTCCAAAAATTATTCATCAATTTTCTTGTAGAAAACACCATTCTTATATTGCTGTTAATTGTGGAGCTATTCCGGAAGGAACTATAGATAGTGAACTCTTTGGACACGAAAAAGGATCTTTTACAGGAGCTACTAGTATGCGAAAAGGTTATTTTGAAGGAGCAAATGGTGGAACTATTTTTTTAGATGAAGTAGGAGAACTTCCATTAACTACACAAGTACGTCTTCTTAGAATTTTAGAATCTGGAGAATTTATTAAAGTTGGATCTTCTAAAATTCAAAAAACCAATATACGAGTTGTTGCAGCTACTAATTTAAATATGATAGAATCTATACAAAAAGGAAAATTTAGAGAAGATTTATATTATCGTCTTAATACAGTACAAATTAATGTCCCTCCTTTACGTTATCGTAAAAATGATATCCAATTTTTATTCAAAAAATTTTCCAATGATTTTGCAGAAAAATACCATATGCCTCCTATTAGACTTACTAAAGAGTCTTTAAAATATTTAGAAAACTATTCTTGGCCTGGTAATATTAGGCAATTAAAAAATATGACAGAACAAATTGCTGTTGTAGAAACAAAACGGGAAATTTGTGTAGATAAATTAAAAGAATACATTCCAGATAATCTTCCCTCAATATCTTTTTCTCATTCTTCTTTTCATGATTTCTCCAAAGAAAGAGATTTTATTTATAAAATTTTATTTGATATGAAAGAAAATTTTAATAATTTAAAAAATATTACTTTACAATTAATAAAAAACCGTTTTGATCCCAGATTTTTTGAAAAAAACCAACAACTTATGGAAAAAGTTTTCGGTAAAATAATCCATAATAACAATAGAGATAATTCCATTTTTCAATTAGAAGATTTTTCCAAATTATCTTTAAATGAAAATTTAGATTATGAATATGAAGAAGTAGAAGAAGATTCTTTAAAAAATGAATTACCTTCTTTTTCTTTACAAAAAAAAGAAATAGAATTTATTCAAAAAACTCTGAAAAAAAATAATGGAAAAAGAAAAAAAACAGCAAAAGAATTGGGAATTTCAGAACGAACATTATATAGAAAAATAAAACAGTATGGTTTATAA